From the Acidovorax carolinensis genome, one window contains:
- a CDS encoding ZIP family metal transporter produces the protein MTLVAIILATLAAGIGSVWLAALLMGAGLKGGGGSVGPQRLLSLAAGALLATAFMHLLPEAFESHMDAHDLFATLLVGLVFFFLLDKAELWHHGHEHSHGLPPASGHGATGHDHAAAVLQGRAHAHPHGHEHDHAHSHHHGPKSAGGWAVLTGDSVHCFGDGILIASAFVADMRLGVIAAFSVLAHEVPHHMGDLVVLRQTSPNRSMALVKVSLAGAVTALGGLVGYFLVGQLHDLLPYFLAVASSSFVYVALADLIPQLQKRLSARETMAQILWLLVGMGLVMLVSGAAHLH, from the coding sequence ATGACTTTGGTAGCAATCATTCTGGCCACCCTGGCGGCAGGCATCGGCAGCGTCTGGCTGGCAGCGCTGCTGATGGGCGCGGGGCTCAAAGGTGGCGGTGGCAGCGTGGGGCCGCAGCGCCTGCTCAGCCTGGCGGCGGGGGCGCTGCTGGCCACGGCCTTCATGCACCTGCTGCCCGAGGCGTTCGAGAGCCATATGGATGCCCACGACCTGTTTGCCACGCTGCTGGTGGGCCTGGTGTTCTTCTTTCTGCTCGACAAGGCCGAGCTGTGGCACCACGGCCATGAGCACAGCCATGGGCTGCCACCTGCCAGCGGGCATGGCGCGACCGGGCATGACCACGCCGCGGCAGTGCTGCAGGGGCGGGCGCATGCACATCCCCACGGGCATGAACATGACCATGCCCATTCCCACCACCATGGCCCCAAGTCGGCAGGGGGCTGGGCGGTGCTCACCGGCGACAGCGTGCATTGCTTTGGCGACGGCATCCTGATTGCCTCGGCCTTCGTGGCCGATATGCGGCTGGGTGTGATTGCCGCGTTTTCGGTGCTGGCCCACGAGGTGCCCCACCACATGGGCGACCTGGTGGTGCTGCGCCAGACCAGCCCGAACCGGAGCATGGCGCTGGTCAAGGTCTCGCTGGCCGGTGCTGTGACGGCCCTGGGCGGCCTGGTGGGGTATTTTCTGGTGGGCCAGCTGCATGACCTGCTGCCGTATTTTCTGGCCGTGGCGTCCAGCAGCTTTGTCTATGTGGCCCTGGCCGATCTGATTCCGCAGCTGCAAAAACGCCTCTCGGCGCGCGAGACGATGGCCCAGATTCTCTGGCTGCTGGTGGGCATGGGCCTCGTGATGCTGGTGAGCGGCGCGGCGCATTTGCACTGA
- a CDS encoding dienelactone hydrolase family protein, with product MLNEDARSDVNALLPGRATEAGTTRRTALQAAIGLGYAAAAAPLMAQTAIATPADGLDAGEVSFTVDGFKVPAYRAAPAGKTGLPVVLVIQEIFGVHAYIADTCRRFAKAGYLAIAPQLYARQSDDPAAYTEVGRLMAEVVAKVPDAQVMADLDGAVQWAGAHGGDLARVGITGFCWGGRITWLYAAHGPVKAGVAWYGRLVGQASNLTPKHPVELAPILKAPVLGLYGEKDTGIPLDTIDKMKTALASGTAAAKASQFVVYPDAPHAFHADYRASYRKEAAEDGWKRALAWFKAHGVV from the coding sequence ATGCTCAATGAAGATGCCCGATCCGATGTCAACGCCTTGCTCCCCGGTCGCGCTACCGAGGCGGGAACCACCCGCCGCACCGCTTTGCAGGCGGCCATTGGCCTGGGCTACGCGGCAGCGGCGGCGCCCCTGATGGCGCAAACGGCCATCGCCACCCCGGCCGATGGGCTGGATGCGGGCGAGGTCAGCTTCACCGTGGACGGCTTCAAGGTGCCCGCCTACCGCGCCGCGCCGGCGGGCAAAACGGGCCTGCCGGTGGTGCTGGTGATTCAGGAAATCTTTGGCGTGCACGCATACATCGCCGACACCTGCCGGCGCTTTGCCAAGGCCGGCTATCTGGCCATTGCGCCGCAGCTCTATGCGCGCCAGAGCGACGACCCGGCCGCCTACACCGAAGTGGGCCGGCTCATGGCCGAGGTGGTGGCCAAGGTGCCCGATGCGCAGGTGATGGCCGACCTCGATGGCGCTGTGCAATGGGCCGGGGCCCACGGCGGCGACCTGGCCCGGGTGGGCATCACGGGCTTTTGCTGGGGCGGCCGCATCACCTGGCTTTATGCCGCACACGGCCCGGTGAAAGCGGGCGTGGCCTGGTATGGCCGCCTGGTGGGGCAGGCGAGCAACCTGACGCCCAAGCACCCCGTGGAGCTGGCGCCCATTCTCAAGGCCCCCGTGCTGGGCCTTTATGGTGAAAAAGACACCGGCATCCCTCTTGACACGATTGATAAGATGAAAACTGCCTTGGCCAGCGGTACGGCCGCCGCCAAGGCTTCGCAGTTCGTGGTGTACCCCGACGCGCCGCACGCTTTTCATGCCGACTACCGCGCCAGCTACCGCAAGGAAGCGGCCGAAGATGGCTGGAAGCGTGCGCTGGCCTGGTTCAAGGCCCACGGCGTGGTCTGA
- a CDS encoding NAD-dependent epimerase/dehydratase family protein, translating into MHILLTGSTGFIGHTLQEALQRAGHTVHGGVSPRSSTLRPGQVPMDFAHDTTAAAWLPRLAGIDAVVNAVGVLRDTRARPIDAVHRDTPIALFDACAQAGVQRVVQISALGIEGSSTRYAQTKRAAEAHLQALAAQGTLRPAILRPSVVYGKGGDSSALFMNLARLPVALFPGPMLTARVQPVSVHDLAATVVALLGTALQQTGTIDCTGPEALTMGAFIASLRQQLGHRPATVLRLPQPLTTLSARLGDAVPQSPWCSETLAMLGSDNVGNPAVFEQLLGRKGVHYSQLVATAWR; encoded by the coding sequence ATGCACATCCTTCTTACCGGCTCCACCGGCTTCATCGGCCACACCCTGCAAGAGGCGCTGCAGCGCGCGGGCCACACCGTGCACGGCGGCGTCTCCCCACGTAGCAGCACGCTGCGGCCCGGCCAGGTTCCCATGGACTTTGCCCACGACACCACGGCCGCCGCCTGGCTGCCGCGCCTGGCGGGCATTGACGCCGTGGTCAACGCAGTGGGCGTGCTGCGCGACACCCGCGCGCGCCCCATCGACGCCGTGCACCGGGACACGCCCATCGCCCTGTTTGACGCCTGCGCCCAGGCCGGCGTGCAGCGCGTGGTGCAGATATCGGCGCTGGGCATTGAAGGCAGCAGCACACGCTACGCCCAGACCAAGCGGGCGGCCGAAGCGCACCTGCAGGCACTGGCAGCGCAAGGCACATTGCGCCCCGCCATCCTGCGCCCCAGCGTGGTGTATGGCAAAGGCGGCGACAGCAGCGCGCTGTTCATGAACCTGGCGCGCCTGCCCGTGGCGCTGTTCCCTGGGCCCATGCTCACGGCGCGCGTGCAGCCCGTGTCGGTGCACGACCTGGCCGCCACCGTGGTCGCCCTGCTCGGCACGGCGCTTCAGCAAACGGGCACCATCGACTGCACCGGCCCCGAGGCACTGACCATGGGCGCCTTCATCGCCAGCCTGCGCCAGCAACTGGGGCACCGCCCCGCCACCGTGCTGCGCCTGCCTCAGCCGCTCACCACCTTGAGCGCGCGCCTGGGCGACGCCGTGCCGCAGTCGCCCTGGTGCAGCGAAACCCTGGCCATGCTGGGCAGCGACAACGTGGGCAACCCAGCTGTCTTTGAGCAATTGCTGGGGCGAAAAGGCGTGCATTACAGCCAGCTGGTGGCAACGGCCTGGCGCTGA
- a CDS encoding flavodoxin family protein gives MSAVKTLLIVYHSLTGGTRQMAEAARVGAASEAGCVVRLLHAAQAGPADVLAADGYVFATPENLAAMSGQLKDFFDRSYYGVLDQINGRPYASLICAGSDGSNAARQIGRIATGWRLNAVAEPLIVCTHAQTPEAILAPKHIGEADLVRCRALGEALATGLVLGVF, from the coding sequence ATGAGTGCAGTCAAGACCCTGCTGATCGTTTACCACTCGCTCACGGGTGGCACGCGGCAGATGGCCGAAGCGGCGCGCGTGGGTGCCGCGTCTGAGGCGGGTTGTGTGGTGCGCCTGCTGCACGCCGCGCAGGCCGGGCCTGCCGATGTGCTGGCGGCGGATGGTTATGTGTTTGCGACGCCCGAAAACCTGGCGGCGATGAGCGGGCAGCTCAAGGACTTTTTTGACCGCAGCTATTACGGGGTGCTGGACCAAATTAACGGCCGCCCCTATGCCAGCCTGATTTGCGCGGGCAGCGATGGCAGCAACGCGGCGCGGCAGATTGGGCGCATCGCCACCGGCTGGCGCCTCAATGCCGTGGCCGAGCCGCTGATCGTGTGTACCCACGCGCAGACGCCCGAGGCCATTCTGGCGCCCAAGCACATTGGCGAGGCAGACCTGGTGCGCTGCCGGGCGCTGGGCGAGGCGTTGGCGACGGGGCTGGTGTTGGGGGTGTTCTGA
- a CDS encoding glutathione S-transferase family protein: MITLYDCATAPSPRRARILLAEKGIAHDTVQVDLRSGEQLGEAYRRINPQCTVPALRTDEGLLLTDNAAITAYVEARYPTPPLLGETPAEKAEIASWNWRVEFEGLLAIAEAFRNGSPAMANRALAGAVNYPQIPALAERGLARVAQFFTVLNERLAGRDFIAADRFSVADITAVVAVDFARVVKQKPGEQHPHLLRWRAAMAGRPSMAL; encoded by the coding sequence ATGATCACCTTGTATGACTGCGCCACGGCGCCCAGCCCACGCCGCGCCCGCATCCTGCTGGCTGAAAAAGGCATTGCCCACGACACCGTGCAGGTCGACCTGCGCAGCGGCGAGCAGCTGGGCGAGGCCTATCGGCGCATCAACCCGCAATGCACGGTGCCCGCCTTGCGCACGGACGAGGGCTTGCTGCTGACCGACAACGCGGCGATCACGGCGTATGTGGAAGCGCGCTACCCAACCCCGCCGCTGCTGGGCGAGACGCCCGCGGAAAAGGCCGAGATCGCCAGCTGGAACTGGCGCGTGGAATTTGAAGGCCTGCTGGCGATTGCAGAGGCATTTCGCAATGGCTCGCCGGCCATGGCCAACCGGGCGCTGGCGGGTGCGGTGAATTACCCGCAGATCCCTGCGCTGGCCGAGCGCGGGCTGGCGAGGGTGGCGCAGTTCTTCACCGTGTTGAACGAGCGCCTGGCGGGCCGCGACTTCATTGCCGCCGACCGCTTCAGCGTGGCCGACATCACGGCCGTGGTGGCGGTGGACTTTGCGCGCGTGGTCAAACAAAAGCCGGGCGAGCAGCACCCACACCTGCTGCGCTGGCGGGCGGCCATGGCGGGCCGGCCGTCGATGGCTTTGTAG
- a CDS encoding class I SAM-dependent methyltransferase has protein sequence MSNDPFAQLKVIQREGWSLFAPLEAVTTATAAELVKHARIRAGQFVLDVGCGTGVGALTAARAGAKVCALDLSPVLIQHGRQHAALAGVEIEFSEGDVEALPYLDSTFDVVISQFGHMFAPRPDVTIAEMLRVLKPGGTIAFSTWPPEHYVGQMFALVGKFIPPPPGAAPPPQWGDPNIIRQRLGDAVTDIVFDRSVMLFPALSPQHYRKGIEETLGPVVKLVAALKDEPAKLAAFRAELDGFVAGYFENNVVRQHYLMTRATKK, from the coding sequence ATGTCAAACGATCCGTTTGCCCAGCTCAAGGTCATCCAGCGAGAAGGATGGTCGCTATTTGCGCCGCTCGAAGCCGTCACCACAGCGACGGCTGCGGAACTCGTCAAGCACGCACGCATACGCGCAGGGCAGTTCGTACTCGATGTGGGCTGTGGCACTGGCGTGGGGGCGCTGACTGCAGCGCGCGCTGGCGCGAAGGTCTGCGCGCTCGACCTTTCTCCCGTGCTGATCCAGCATGGCAGGCAGCATGCGGCGCTTGCTGGCGTCGAGATTGAGTTCAGTGAGGGCGATGTCGAAGCCTTGCCGTACTTGGACTCGACATTCGATGTGGTGATCAGCCAGTTCGGTCACATGTTCGCGCCGAGACCGGACGTCACCATTGCCGAGATGCTGCGGGTACTCAAGCCGGGCGGCACCATTGCGTTTTCGACGTGGCCGCCGGAACACTACGTGGGGCAGATGTTCGCGCTGGTCGGAAAATTCATTCCGCCGCCTCCAGGTGCAGCCCCGCCGCCGCAATGGGGCGACCCCAACATCATCCGCCAGCGGCTCGGCGATGCCGTGACGGACATTGTGTTCGATCGCTCAGTCATGTTGTTTCCTGCGTTGAGTCCACAGCACTATCGCAAGGGCATCGAGGAAACGCTGGGCCCAGTGGTGAAACTGGTTGCCGCCTTGAAGGACGAGCCCGCCAAGCTCGCGGCCTTCAGGGCCGAGCTCGACGGCTTCGTCGCAGGTTACTTTGAGAACAATGTAGTGCGCCAGCACTACCTGATGACCCGGGCAACGAAGAAATAG
- a CDS encoding AzlD domain-containing protein, whose translation MTLWTAIVLACAATYLTKLAGYAAPARWLQNPRMARVAGAITVALLSALTVMNTFAAGTALVLDARLAALGVAALALWLRLPFLLVVVLGAAAAGLVRWLG comes from the coding sequence ATGACGCTCTGGACCGCCATCGTGCTGGCTTGCGCCGCCACCTACCTCACCAAACTGGCCGGCTACGCCGCGCCAGCCCGCTGGCTGCAAAACCCGCGCATGGCCCGCGTGGCAGGCGCCATCACCGTGGCCCTGCTGTCGGCGCTGACGGTGATGAACACCTTTGCCGCAGGCACCGCCCTGGTGCTTGATGCCCGCCTGGCCGCTTTGGGCGTGGCCGCGCTGGCCTTGTGGCTGCGGCTGCCGTTTTTGCTGGTGGTGGTGCTGGGGGCGGCAGCGGCGGGGCTGGTGCGGTGGTTGGGGTGA